One window from the genome of Comamonas antarctica encodes:
- a CDS encoding Bug family tripartite tricarboxylate transporter substrate binding protein — translation MKRHASRIAAAVLLLSPFAAYAEWPNRPIKIIVPFPAGNSSDVSMRILGEKLGARLGQPVVIENRIGAGGTIGTAAAAKATPDGYTLAMGSTGPLSIAQWLRPDSMPYNPAKDFAVLGAVAYAPQVLTVRSSLPVANFKEFLAYGRQSGNKLNYGSSGNGTTPHLVIAQLVSEARLNAEHIPFQGGSQALTSLVGEQIDFISDNVPVIQGAISSGRVKPLAVSSAKRIPSMPDIPTIAEQGVPGFDYQGWILLVGPSKLPAAIATRLNTEVEAIMKMPEVRQRFGELGLAPMDMPKSELAGFLAAESKKWQAAVKVSNAIETTR, via the coding sequence ATGAAGCGCCATGCCTCCCGTATCGCAGCAGCCGTACTCTTGCTCTCCCCTTTCGCGGCTTATGCTGAATGGCCGAATCGACCCATCAAGATCATTGTTCCGTTCCCGGCGGGCAACTCCTCGGATGTGTCCATGCGCATCCTGGGCGAGAAGCTCGGAGCGCGCCTGGGCCAACCCGTCGTAATTGAAAACCGCATCGGTGCCGGCGGCACCATCGGCACGGCGGCCGCCGCGAAAGCCACTCCCGACGGGTACACACTGGCCATGGGCTCCACGGGCCCCCTGTCGATCGCTCAATGGCTGCGGCCGGATTCGATGCCCTACAACCCGGCCAAGGACTTCGCCGTTCTCGGTGCGGTTGCCTATGCCCCGCAGGTGCTCACCGTGCGAAGCAGCCTGCCGGTGGCGAACTTCAAGGAGTTCCTCGCGTATGGCCGCCAAAGCGGCAACAAGTTGAATTACGGCTCCAGCGGCAACGGAACCACTCCGCACCTGGTCATCGCGCAGCTGGTCAGCGAAGCCAGGCTGAACGCGGAGCACATCCCCTTCCAGGGCGGCTCGCAGGCGCTCACCAGCCTGGTGGGCGAACAGATCGACTTCATTTCCGACAATGTCCCCGTCATCCAGGGAGCGATTTCCTCCGGGCGCGTCAAGCCCCTTGCGGTGTCGTCGGCAAAGCGGATTCCATCGATGCCGGACATCCCGACCATTGCCGAGCAAGGCGTTCCCGGTTTCGACTATCAAGGCTGGATCCTGTTGGTCGGACCCAGCAAGCTGCCGGCGGCCATCGCCACCCGTTTGAACACCGAAGTCGAGGCCATCATGAAGATGCCCGAGGTTCGCCAGCGTTTCGGCGAACTGGGTCTGGCGCCCATGGACATGCCGAAGTCCGAGCTGGCCGGCTTCTTGGCCGCCGAATCGAAGAAGTGGCAGGCCGCCGTGAAGGTTTCAAACGCCATCGAAACCACGCGATAA
- a CDS encoding RraA family protein, giving the protein MKKFRIGPMPEPISDAVKQRLAEVETATVGHFRHWGFMDTRIQALGHSKRLVGTAVTLALPAQDSTLLHHTLGLLKPGHIVVIDRLGDRKHACWGGGVTYAAHSAGATAAIIDGMCTDPLEIAQLQFPVWCRGISPITTRMYNLGGLLNHPVSCGGAVVRPGDIILADENGVLVIPPDEVEEVAEMALAKQARGNVNIEKLRNGARLGDLSGANTFIEQDAAA; this is encoded by the coding sequence ATGAAAAAATTCCGCATCGGCCCCATGCCGGAGCCCATCTCCGATGCAGTGAAGCAGCGCCTGGCTGAAGTCGAGACCGCGACAGTCGGCCACTTTCGCCACTGGGGCTTCATGGACACCCGCATCCAGGCGCTCGGGCACAGCAAGCGCCTCGTTGGAACCGCCGTCACATTGGCCTTGCCAGCGCAGGATTCGACGCTGCTGCATCACACGCTCGGCCTGCTCAAGCCAGGGCACATCGTCGTCATCGACCGCCTTGGCGACCGCAAGCACGCTTGCTGGGGCGGCGGCGTGACCTATGCGGCGCACAGTGCCGGCGCCACGGCGGCCATCATCGATGGCATGTGCACCGACCCGCTGGAGATCGCGCAACTGCAGTTTCCGGTCTGGTGCCGAGGCATCTCACCGATCACCACCCGCATGTACAACCTGGGCGGACTGCTCAATCACCCGGTCTCGTGCGGCGGCGCGGTGGTGCGTCCGGGCGACATCATCCTGGCCGACGAGAACGGCGTGCTGGTGATTCCGCCCGACGAGGTCGAAGAGGTCGCCGAGATGGCCTTGGCCAAGCAAGCCCGTGGCAACGTGAACATCGAAAAGCTGCGCAACGGCGCAAGACTGGGTGACCTGTCTGGCGCGAACACGTTCATCGAGCAAGACGCGGCTGCCTGA
- a CDS encoding carbon-nitrogen hydrolase family protein — translation MKVSLIQMNSVPDKARNCADADRMARLAVDRDGAELVVFPEHFDWHGGTVAQKVAAGEGVQGGPAYDMCRKLAVDCRIHVHTGSFYEATEDRKRVYNTSVVFNPDGEEIGRYRKIHLFDITTPDGMRYGESDAVAPGTDPVVVDVNGFKLGLAVCYDLRFPELFQRLMKKGADVMVLPAAFTLQTGKDHWEVLCRARAIETQSYFLAAAMIGPFDQGGEKRHTYGHSLVCDPWGHVIAKASDGIGPVSARLDKELIAKARADIPLQSHKVL, via the coding sequence ATGAAAGTTTCTCTCATTCAAATGAATTCCGTGCCAGACAAGGCACGCAACTGCGCCGATGCAGACCGTATGGCGCGGCTTGCGGTCGACCGGGACGGTGCCGAGCTGGTGGTGTTTCCGGAGCACTTCGACTGGCACGGCGGCACCGTAGCGCAGAAGGTCGCGGCGGGTGAAGGCGTCCAGGGTGGCCCGGCCTACGACATGTGCCGCAAGCTGGCTGTCGATTGCCGCATCCATGTGCACACCGGTAGCTTCTACGAGGCAACCGAGGACAGGAAACGGGTCTACAACACCAGCGTCGTCTTCAATCCCGACGGCGAGGAAATTGGCCGCTACCGCAAGATCCACCTGTTCGACATCACCACGCCCGACGGCATGCGCTACGGCGAATCCGACGCGGTTGCTCCGGGCACCGACCCCGTGGTCGTCGATGTCAATGGCTTTAAGCTCGGCCTGGCGGTCTGCTACGACCTGCGCTTCCCCGAGCTGTTCCAGCGTCTCATGAAGAAGGGCGCCGACGTCATGGTGCTGCCCGCCGCCTTCACACTGCAGACCGGCAAGGACCACTGGGAAGTGCTATGCCGTGCCCGCGCCATTGAAACCCAGAGCTACTTCCTGGCCGCCGCAATGATCGGTCCATTCGACCAAGGTGGCGAGAAGCGCCACACCTATGGCCACTCGCTTGTTTGCGACCCGTGGGGCCACGTCATTGCCAAGGCTTCCGACGGAATCGGCCCGGTCTCGGCAAGGCTCGACAAGGAGCTCATCGCCAAAGCCCGTGCAGACATTCCCCTGCAGTCCCACAAGGTGCTCTGA
- a CDS encoding LysR family transcriptional regulator produces the protein MNIRFLETVLWLTKLRTLKATAEQMCITHTAISNRIDALEQDLGVKLFEKSGQGFEPTPDGVRFIEEAEPIVEAYHKLRRVVLDPMKVKGSLRIGLATTLVPTILPHLVKTLRSEYPRVSLAVTVDLADRLLRDLKGGRLDLLLVASSPPEPHYERVPLCSFAMGMVASPTLAIDTTKPLTLDQLAAHPFIGYPAGTDSQSRVESYFSGVDLVAGVHASNGIHGNVQLAAAGMGITAVPIVYVKTELEQGSLVLLPTVKAYASVHYAAIFSKDGNTALPRAVATLARQAAASFCEAADPSQAWQNHSTHPSEQA, from the coding sequence ATGAACATTCGATTCCTGGAAACTGTTCTTTGGTTGACGAAGTTGCGTACCTTGAAGGCGACGGCCGAGCAGATGTGCATCACCCATACCGCCATATCGAACCGCATCGATGCACTGGAACAGGATCTGGGAGTCAAGCTGTTCGAGAAATCCGGTCAGGGGTTCGAGCCCACCCCTGACGGGGTTCGCTTCATCGAAGAGGCAGAACCGATCGTCGAGGCCTACCACAAGCTCCGGCGCGTGGTGCTTGATCCCATGAAGGTCAAGGGAAGCTTGCGCATCGGCTTGGCGACCACCTTGGTTCCCACCATCCTGCCGCACCTGGTGAAGACGCTGCGCAGCGAGTATCCCCGGGTTTCTCTGGCTGTCACCGTCGACCTTGCCGACCGCTTGCTGCGGGATCTGAAAGGTGGGCGCCTTGATCTTTTGCTGGTCGCATCTTCGCCGCCAGAGCCGCATTACGAACGGGTGCCCCTTTGCAGCTTCGCGATGGGCATGGTGGCAAGCCCTACCTTGGCCATCGACACCACGAAGCCTCTGACTCTGGACCAACTCGCGGCCCACCCGTTCATCGGTTATCCCGCTGGCACAGACTCGCAGTCGCGGGTCGAGTCCTACTTCTCCGGTGTCGATCTGGTCGCTGGCGTGCACGCCTCGAACGGCATCCACGGCAACGTCCAGCTGGCAGCCGCCGGAATGGGCATTACCGCTGTTCCCATCGTCTACGTGAAGACCGAGCTGGAGCAGGGCTCGCTGGTCCTCCTACCGACGGTTAAAGCCTACGCCAGCGTGCACTACGCAGCCATCTTCTCTAAAGACGGCAACACCGCGCTGCCACGAGCAGTCGCCACCCTTGCGCGTCAGGCGGCAGCCAGCTTCTGCGAAGCGGCTGACCCATCCCAAGCCTGGCAGAACCACTCCACACACCCCTCGGAACAAGCATGA
- a CDS encoding TauD/TfdA dioxygenase family protein, with the protein MKVTPFENGFGADISDIPPTMQVSDADLNGIVAAWHKHSILRFRGLDMTPEQHIAFTRRLGPTHVMQPLSANLEGYPEVFVISNASKEDPSKPVEKGGTAAGQMRVGEGFHTDGEDKAIPNAGSMLYAKVCPPERGDTLWVDMYAAYEALPEEVKAQMAGRRARYSRIDLHEAYYPLMGPMTEEQKRARPDVYHPLARKHPFSGRTAIYIGRWACDIEGLPLDEGRELVKYLQEFVQQPRFIFRQVWQPGDAILWDNRCTQHCATGYDDEKYVRTMYRTTLEGELPLMARTSSRTLEEALT; encoded by the coding sequence ATGAAAGTCACACCATTTGAAAACGGCTTCGGTGCCGACATCAGCGACATTCCTCCGACCATGCAGGTGAGCGATGCTGATTTGAATGGAATCGTTGCTGCCTGGCACAAGCATTCCATTTTGCGTTTCCGCGGGTTGGATATGACCCCGGAGCAGCATATCGCTTTCACCCGCCGCTTGGGTCCGACGCACGTCATGCAGCCGCTGAGCGCCAACTTGGAAGGCTATCCCGAAGTCTTCGTCATCTCGAATGCCAGCAAGGAAGATCCGTCCAAGCCGGTTGAAAAGGGCGGCACCGCTGCGGGCCAGATGCGGGTCGGCGAAGGCTTCCACACCGATGGCGAAGACAAGGCGATCCCCAATGCGGGCTCGATGCTCTACGCCAAGGTATGCCCACCCGAGCGCGGCGACACGCTGTGGGTCGATATGTACGCCGCCTACGAAGCACTGCCCGAGGAGGTGAAAGCGCAAATGGCCGGTCGCCGTGCACGCTACAGCCGAATCGACCTGCACGAGGCGTACTATCCGCTGATGGGGCCTATGACCGAGGAGCAAAAGCGTGCCCGCCCGGATGTGTACCACCCGCTCGCGCGCAAGCACCCCTTCAGCGGCCGCACCGCAATCTACATCGGCCGCTGGGCCTGCGACATCGAGGGGCTGCCGCTCGACGAAGGCCGCGAGCTGGTCAAGTACCTGCAGGAATTCGTTCAGCAGCCCCGGTTCATCTTCCGGCAGGTCTGGCAGCCCGGCGACGCCATCCTGTGGGACAACCGCTGCACCCAGCACTGCGCCACGGGCTACGACGACGAGAAGTACGTCCGCACCATGTACCGCACCACGCTGGAAGGCGAGCTCCCCTTGATGGCGCGCACGTCTTCACGCACCCTCGAAGAAGCGCTGACATGA